Proteins from a single region of Octopus bimaculoides isolate UCB-OBI-ISO-001 chromosome 11, ASM119413v2, whole genome shotgun sequence:
- the LOC106871655 gene encoding protein YIPF4: MAELPTQSTSAGNSYSLDINQLEQNAKQMHESLLAKPPLDNSNKFHASNAEFQFVTTSNQSSLEGAIVGNEKETNNLPSPYGVRNRGIAGSLLENNGFQWLLEEDVDENAVQKPLLEELDIDIKDIYYKLRCVMFPLPQLGFNRKIVRDNPDFWGPLVVILLYSLVSLYGQFRVVSWIITIWVFGSLIVFTLARVLGGEVTYSQCLGVIGYSVLPLVIMASIMPVVHSLPLVSTVFKFIGVVWAAYSAGSLLCVQELQQKRPLLLYPIFLLYIYFFSLYTGA; the protein is encoded by the exons ATGGCCGAATTACCAACACAGTCCACATCAGCAGGAAACAGTTATTCCTTGGATATCAACCAGTTGGAACAAAATGCGAAGCAAATGCATGAGTCTTTGCTCGCCAAACCTCCGCTAGACAACTCAAATAAATTCCATGCATCAAATGCTGAGTTTCAATTCGTTACAACGTCCA ACCAGTCTTCACTTGAAGGCGCAATTGTTGGAAATGAAAAAGAGACAAACAACTTACCTTCACCCTATGGTGTCCGCAACCGGGGCATTGCTGGAAGTCTCCTTGAAAATAATGGCTTCCAGTGGTTACTTGAAGAGGATGTTGATGAGAATGCCGTACAGAAGCCACTCCT AGAAGAGTTGGATATAGACATAAAAGACATTTATTACAAACTGAGATGTGTGATGTTTCCACTTCCACAGCTGGGGTTTAACCGGAAAATCGTACGAGATAACCCTGACTTTTGGGGACCCCTTGTCGTAATTCTCCTTTATTCATTGGTTTCTCTCTATGGTCAGTTCAGA gttgttTCCTGGATCATTACAATATGGGTTTTTGGATCTCTGATTGTTTTCACATTGGCAAGAGTTCTTGGGGGAGAA gTAACTTATTCACAGTGTTTGGGTGTGATAGGATATTCCGTTTTACCACTAGTTATTATGGCATCCATAATGCCAGTTGTTCATTCTTTGCCACTTGTCAGTACTGTTTTCAAA ttcattGGTGTTGTGTGGGCAGCTTACAGTGCTGGTTCTCTCCTCTGTGTTCAAGAGTTACAACAGAAGAGGCCCCTTCTCCTCTACCCCATCTTCcttttgtacatatatttcttttctttatacacTGGGGCTTAA